Proteins encoded by one window of Glycine soja cultivar W05 chromosome 15, ASM419377v2, whole genome shotgun sequence:
- the LOC114388381 gene encoding LEC14B homolog — translation MSWLNKNKSTCSDGSANNESSSSGIVGERDNHLDHEIAQLTKLRSSPHELLGRVVPGKMRLPASTVRMLVGREGNYSGRGRFSSADGCHVLSRYLPTKGPWIVDRMKSRAYVSQFSADGSLLIAGFQGSHIRIYDVDQGWKVKKDISARKLRWTVTDTSLSPDQLYLVYASMSPIIHIVTVGSGTTESIANVTEIHYGLNFSSDNGDDEFGIFSVKFSTDGRELVAGTSDCSICVYDLGADKLSLRIPAHQSDVNTVCFADESGHLIFSGSDDSFIKVWDRRCFVAKGQPAGILMGHLEGITFIDSRGDGRYLISNGKDQTTKLWDIRKMSSNAINLGLGDDEWDYRWMDYPEYARNLKHPHDQSLATYKGHSVLRTLVRCYFSPSYSTGQKYIYTGSSDSSVYIYDLVSGAQVAKLDHHEAPVRDCSWHPYYPMMITSAWDGDVVRWEFPGSDEAPASPNKREGRIHRRNLLYL, via the exons ATGAGTtggttgaataaaaataaaagtacttGTAGTGATGGTAGTGCCAATAATGAATCTTCTTCAAGTGGAATAGTTGGAGAAAGGGATAATCATCTTGATCATGAAATTGCACAGCTCACAAAACTTAGGTCAAGTCCTCATGAGCTTTTGGGTCGTGTTGTTCCTGGTAAGATGAGGTTACCTGCATCTACTGTGAGAATGCTGGTTGGTAGAGAAGGTAATTATTCTGGAAGAGGGAGATTTTCATCAGCAGATGGGTGTCATGTGTTAAGCCGCTATTTGCCTACCAAAGGTCCTTGGATTGTGGATCGGATGAAAAGTCGTGCCTATGTTTCACAGTTTTCTGCTGATGGTTCTCTTTTAATTGCTGGATTCCAG GGAAGCCACATCAGGATCTATGATGTTGACCAGGGCTGGAAAGTTAAAAAGGACATTTCTGCTAGAAAGTTACGGTGGACAGTTACTGATACATCTCTCTCGCCAGATCAACTCTATCTT GTTTATGCCAGTATGTCACCAATTATCCATATTGTTACCGTGGGATCTGGCACAACAGAATCAATAGCAAATGTTACA GAAATTCACTATGGATTAAATTTCTCTTCTGATAATGGTGATGATGAATTTGGAATTTTCTCTGTCAAATTTTCAACGGATGGGCGAGAGCTTGTGGCTGGAACTAGTGATTGCTCGATATGTGTATATGATCTTGGAGCAGATAAGCTGAGCCTTAGAATTCCTGCTCACCag TCTGATGTTAACACTGTCTGCTTTGCTGATGAATCTGGCCATCTAATATTTTCCGGTAGTGATGATAGTTTTATCAAG GTGTGGGATAGGCGTTGTTTTGTCGCCAAAGGACAACCAGCTGGTATCTTAATGGGACATTTAGAAGGCATTACATTCATTGATAGCCGTGGGGATGGTcgatatttaatttctaatggAAAAGATCAAACTACCAAATTATGGGATATAAGGAAGATGTCTTCTAATGCCATAAA TCTTGGCCTTGGAGATGATGAGTGGGACTATCGATGGATGGACTACCCTGAATATGCAAGAAATTTAAAGCATCCTCATGATCAATCGTTAGCAACATATAAAGGTCACTCAGTGTTGCGTACTTTAGTGCGCTGTTATTTCTCTCCTTCATATAG CACTGGTCAAAAGTACATTTACACCGGGTCTAGTGATTCGTCTGTTTACATATATGACCTg GTGAGTGGTGCACAAGTTGCAAAACTTGATCATCATGAGGCACCTGTAAGAGATTGTAGTTGGCACCCCTATTATCCAATGATGATCACTTCGGCTTGGGATGGTGATGTTGTTAGGTGGGAATTTCCTGGGAGTGATGAAGCCCCTGCTTCTCCAAATAAAAGAGAAGGTCGAATTCATAGGAGAAATTTGCTTTATCTATAG
- the LOC114386355 gene encoding histidine-containing phosphotransfer protein 1-like produces the protein MDVGQMQRQWIDYTKSLFLEGFLDGQFLQLQQLQDENNPDFVVEVVSLFFEDSERLLKDLTFALDQNGVDFKKVDAHVHQLKGSSSSIGAQRVKNACIAFRNFCEEQNTDACVRCLQQVKQEYCLVKNKLETMFRLEQQIVAAGGSIPTELSFSG, from the exons ATGGACGTGGGTCAGATGCAGAGACAGTGGATCGACTACACCAAATCCCTCTTCCTCGAG GGCTTCCTGGATGGTCAGTTTCTGCAACTTCAGCAGCTTCAGGATGAGAACAACCCTGACTTTGTGGTCGAAGTTGTCTCTCTCTTCTTTGAAGATTCTGAAAGGCTTCTCAAAGATCTCACCTTTGCCCT AGATCAGAATGGCGTTGACTTCAAAAAAGTTGATGCTCATGTGCACCAGTTAAAGGGTAGCAGTTCAAG CATAGGTGCACAAAGGGTGAAAAATGCCTGCATTGCTTTCCGCAACTTCTGTGAGGAGCAGAACACAGATGC GTGCGTCAGATGTCTGCAACAAGTGAAACAAGAGTACTGCCTTGTCAAGAATAAGCTTGAAACAATGTTCAGg CTTGAGCAACAGATTGTGGCAGCTGGTGGGTCAATCCCTACGGAACTGAGTTTCAGTGGATGA
- the LOC114388432 gene encoding probable prolyl 4-hydroxylase 4, with amino-acid sequence MSSRVWCVVMASALALMLQWHEAFSSYAGSASAIIDPSKVKQVSWKPRAFVYEGFLTELECDHLISIAKSELKRSAVADNLSGESKLSEVRTSSGMFIPKNKDPIVAGVEDKISSWTLLPKENGEDIQVLRYEHGQKYDPHYDYFADKVNIARGGHRVATVLMYLTDVTKGGETVFPNAEESPRHRGSETKEDLSECAQKGIAVKPRRGDALLFFSLYPNAIPDTMSLHAGCPVIEGEKWSATKWIHVDSFDKMVADGGDCNDKQENCDRWATLGECTSNPNYMVGSPGLPGYCMKSCKAC; translated from the exons ATGAGTAGTAGGGTTTGGTGTGTGGTGATGGCATCAGCGCTGGCGTTGATGTTGCAATGGCACGAAGCATTCAGCTCCTACGCTGGCTCCGCAAGTGCGATCATCGACCCTTCCAAGGTCAAACAAGTTTCGTGGAAACCGAG AGCTTTCGTTTACGAGGGTTTCCTGACGGAATTGGAATGCGATCACCTGATTTCCATCGCCAAATCGGAGCTGAAGAGATCCGCGGTGGCCGATAATTTGTCCGGCGAGAGCAAGCTGAGCGAAGTCAGAACGAGCTCCGGCATGTTCATTCCCAAGAACAAG GATCCAATTGTTGCTGGTGTAGAGGACAAGATTTCATCATGGACCCTTCTTCCAAAAG AAAATGGAGAAGACATACAAGTATTAAGATATGAGCACGGGCAAAAATATGATCCTCATTATGATTACTTTGCTGATAAAGTTAATATAGCTCGGGGTGGACACCGAGTTGCCACAGTTCTCATGTATCTCACTGATGTAACCAAAGGTGGTGAAACAGTGTTCCCTAATGCAGAG GAATCTCCACGTCACAGAGGTTCTGAAACAAAGGAAGATCTCTCTGAGTGTGCCCAAAAAGGAATAGCAG TGAAACCGCGAAGAGGGGATGCACTTCTTTTCTTTAGTCTCTACCCAAATGCTATCCCAGACACAATGAGTCTACATGCAGGATGCCCTGTAATTGAAGGTGAGAAATGGTCAGCAACAAAATGGATTCATGTGGACTCATTTGATAAGATGGTGGCAGATGGGGGGGATTGCAATGATAAGCAAGAAAACTGTGATAGATGGGCTACCCTTGGAGAATGCACTAGTAATCCCAATTATATGGTTGGATCACCAGGCCTTCCTGGCTACTGCATGAAAAGTTGCAAGGCATGTTAG
- the LOC114385749 gene encoding receptor-like cytosolic serine/threonine-protein kinase RBK2 — MTDEQREPQASPSNGVHKLERKQIAERERSVFRGRRPRPGFSDSFSSVDLEALEIEEGSPRSQGSETPSSRASTSDSESQGSFAGTPNNNNQWRGFFKLLKKGSQMPFQTFHPLKNVPKLTRRKSKRIREDLIPSLNAASLDTEFGCFKSSWKNFTLAEIQAATDDFSHENLIGEGGYAEVYLGKLEDGNFVAIKRLTRGCQEEMTADFLSELGIIVHVDHPNIARLIGYGVEGGMFLVLQLSPHGSLSSILYGPREKLNWSLRYKIAMGTAEGLRYLHEGCQRRIIHKDIKASNILLSEDFEPQISDFGLAKWLPDQWTHHTVSKVEGTFGYLPPEFFMHGIVDEKTDVYAYGVLLLELITGRQALDSSQKSLVMWAKPLLTANNIKELVDPVLADAYDEEQMKLVTLTASLCVDQSSIQRPVMSQVLDILRGEEESLRIMKERSKSKLQRTYSEELLDAEEYNSTKFLSERDRHMETILGCSSSVTEDEDKI, encoded by the exons ATGACCGATGAACAACGAGAACCACAAGCTTCCCCGAG CAATGGCGTCCACAAgttagaaagaaaacaaatagcTGAAAGGGAGAGATCGGTTTTTAGAGGCAGGCGTCCACGACCTGGGttttctgattcattttcaAGCGTTG ACCTGGAAGCTTTAGAGATTGAAGAGGGCTCTCCTAGGAGTCAAGGGTCTGAAACCCCAAGTTCAAGGGCCAGCACTTCTGATTCGGAGAGTCAGGGATCTTTTGCTGGGACACCTAATAACAATAACCAGTGGCGTGGTTTCTTTAAACTACTCAAGAAAGGATCCCAAATGCCTTTCCAAACTTTTCACCCACTTAAAAATGTTCCAAAACTGACAAGAAGAAAAAGCAAGAGAATCAGGGAGGACCTCATTCCATCACTGAATGCAGCATCTCTTGACACTGAGTTTGGCTGCTTCAAATCTTCCTGGAAAAACTTCACCCTCGCGGAGATCCAGGCTGCAACTGATGACTTTAGCCATG AAAATTTGATTGGGGAGGGAGGCTATGCTGAGGTTTACTTGGGCAAATTGGAGGATGGAAACTTTGTTGCCATTAAACGGTTGACAAGAGGGTGCCAAGAAGAAATGACTGCAGATTTCTTGTCTGAGCTTGGCATTATAGTGCACGTGGACCACCCCAACATAGCTAGATTGATTGGATATGGTGTTGAAGGAGGAATGTTTCTTGTTCTTCAATTGTCTCCACATGGTAGCCTGTCATCCATACTTTATG GACCTAGAGAGAAACTGAATTGGAGCCTCAGATATAAGATTGCTATGGGGACTGCTGAGGGCCTTCGCTATCTGCATGAGGGGTGTCAAAGAAGGATCATTCACAAAGACATCAAGGCTTCTAATATTCTTCTCTCAGAGGATTTTGAGCCTCAG ATATCTGATTTTGGGCTTGCAAAGTGGTTACCTGACCAATGGACTCACCATACTGTCTCAAAAGTGGAAGGCACATTCGG CTACCTTCCTCCTGAATTCTTCATGCATGGTATAGTAGATGAAAAGACAGATGTCTATGCTTATGGTGTACTATTATTGGAGCTCATTACTGGTCGACAAGCTTTGGATAGCTCACAGAAAAGTCTGGTGATGTGG GCAAAACCTTTGCTAACTGCAAATAACATCAAAGAGCTTGTGGATCCAGTTTTGGCTGATGCTTATGATGAAGAGCAGATGAAGCTTGTAACCTTAACAGCTTCTCTCTGTGTAGACCAGTCCTCAATTCAGCGACCGGTTATGAGCCAG GTGTTAGATATACTAAGAGGGGAAGAAGAGAGCTTAAGAATCATGAAAGAACGATCGAAGTCAAAACTTCAGAGGACATACTCTGAAGAACTCTTAGATGCAGAAGAGTACAACTCAACAAAGTTTTTGAGTGAGAGGGATCGACATATGGAGACTATTCTAGGCTGCAGTAGCTCTGTTACAGAAGATGAGGATAAAATCTAG
- the LOC114386652 gene encoding uncharacterized protein At4g15545-like — MLVSESSGSKVDLPEELLNVLPSDPYEQLDVARKITSVALSTRVDALQSESSALRAELADRNRLIAELQSQVESIDAALSEAADKLARADQDKENLLKENASLSNTVRKLTRDVSKLETFRKTLMKSLREDEDTSEGTPDTAAKLHSQASFTSTSQFGDDDASSTLSSRTSSMRINTSDMGNYLAEDRESDGSKSRASHNLLLASQTSTPRITPPGSPPSMSALVSPTRTSSKPVSPRRHAISFSTSRGMFDDRSSVGSQTGRTRVDGKEFFRQVRSRLSYEQFGAFLANVKELNSHKQTKEETLQKANELFGPENKDLYTIFEGLITRNVH, encoded by the exons ATGCTGGTGAGTGAATCGAGTGGTTCGAAGGTGGATCTTCCGGAGGAGTTGCTAAATGTTCTACCGTCCGATCCTTACGAGCAGCTCGATGTGGCCCGCAAGATCACCTCCGTTGCGCTGTCGACACGTGTCGACGCGCTCCAATCAGAGTCGTCCGCTCTACGCGCCGAACTCGCCGATAGGAACCGGCTCATCGCCGAGCTCCAGTCTCAGGTGGAGTCCATCGACGCCGCTCTCTCCGAAGCCGCCGATAAGCTAGCCCGAGCCGACCAAGACAAG GAGAATTTGCTGAAGGAGAACGCTTCGCTTTCCAACACAGTGAGAAAGCTCACCAGAGATGTCTCCAAG TTGGAGACTTTCAGAAAGACGCTTATGAAATCACTTCGCGAGGATGAAGATACTTCT GAAGGAACGCCGGACACTGCAGCTAAGTTACACAGTCAAGCAAGTTTCACTTCCACATCGCAATTTGGAG ATGATGATGCATCTTCAACGCTTTCTTCTAGAACATCTTCGATGCGAATAAACACTTCTGATATGGGAAATTATTTAGCAGAGGATCGTGAGTCTGATG GCTCAAAATCTCGAGCATCACATAATCTCCTCTTAGCATCTCAAACTAGCACCCCTCGAATTACTCCCCCTGGTTCCCCTCCTAGTATGTCTGCATTGGTATCCCCAACAAGAACATCATCTAAGCCTGTGTCTCCAAGGCGCCATGCAATTTCCTTTTCAACCTCAAGAGGAATGTTTGATGATAGGTCTTCAGTAGGGTCACAAACTG GACGAACACGCGTGGATGGAAAAGAGTTTTTTCGCCAAGTTAG GAGTCGTTTATCTTATGAGCAGTTTGGTGCATTTTTGGCAAATGTTAAGGAACTGAATTCTCATAAACAAACTAAAGAG GAAACACTACAGAAAGCTAATGAGTTATTTGGGCCTGAAAACAAGGACCTCTATACTATATTTGAGGGACTGATAACGCGCAATGTCCATTAG